In one Bryobacteraceae bacterium genomic region, the following are encoded:
- a CDS encoding LemA family protein — protein MLVGLVLIAAMFAVGIYNKLVSLRNRFKNAFAQIDVQLKRRYDLIPNLVETAKGYIKHERGTLEAVIAARNAASSANAGAAANPGDPAAMKQLAKAEGTLTGTLGRLFALSEAYPDLKANTTMLSLMEELTSTENKVSFARQAYNDSVMAYNTRREVFPSTVIASAFQFAPAELFVIEKLEQREAPAVSFS, from the coding sequence GTGCTGGTTGGGCTGGTGTTGATTGCGGCGATGTTTGCTGTCGGCATCTACAACAAACTCGTCTCGCTGCGCAACCGGTTTAAGAACGCCTTCGCGCAAATTGACGTACAGCTCAAGCGGCGTTACGACCTGATTCCGAATCTGGTGGAGACCGCGAAGGGTTACATCAAACACGAACGCGGCACCCTCGAGGCCGTCATCGCTGCGCGCAATGCCGCGTCGTCGGCCAACGCAGGCGCCGCCGCCAATCCTGGCGACCCCGCCGCCATGAAGCAACTCGCCAAGGCCGAAGGCACGCTCACCGGCACGCTCGGTCGCCTCTTCGCACTTTCCGAGGCGTATCCCGACCTCAAGGCGAACACGACCATGCTGAGCCTGATGGAAGAACTGACCTCGACGGAAAACAAAGTCTCCTTCGCCCGGCAGGCATATAACGACTCGGTGATGGCCTACAACACCCGCCGCGAGGTGTTTCCGAGCACTGTTATCGCCTCGGCGTTCCAATTCGCCCCCGCCGAGCTGTTCGTCATCGAGAAGCTGGAGCAACGGGAGGCGCCGGCGGTTTCGTTCTCATGA
- a CDS encoding DUF302 domain-containing protein, with protein sequence MSDAATALQAAVQANHFGVMQVHNLKETMAKKGVEFERRCLIFEVCQPQQAKKVLDQDMSVSTALPCRISIYEENGKAILATLKPTTLLAMFHTPQLEGVAREVEDTIVKIMKEAASG encoded by the coding sequence GTGAGTGACGCCGCGACTGCTCTCCAGGCCGCGGTCCAGGCCAATCACTTCGGCGTCATGCAGGTTCACAACCTCAAGGAGACCATGGCGAAAAAGGGCGTGGAGTTCGAACGTCGATGCCTGATCTTCGAGGTCTGTCAGCCGCAACAAGCGAAGAAGGTTCTCGACCAGGACATGAGCGTCTCCACGGCGCTGCCGTGCCGGATCTCCATTTACGAGGAGAACGGTAAAGCCATTCTGGCCACTTTGAAGCCAACCACTCTGCTGGCGATGTTCCATACGCCACAACTTGAAGGCGTGGCGCGGGAAGTGGAGGACACGATCGTCAAAATCATGAAGGAGGCGGCATCAGGCTGA